The Fimbriimonadaceae bacterium nucleotide sequence TGATCAGATTCTGTCGGGATATATGCCTAATGCGATGCAGTCTCTCTCGGAACGGATATCACAAGAAGGGTTTGGGGTTGCAATAATTGAGTCCCCTACGGGTGAAGGAAAAACAGAGGCGGCCTTTATCCTCTCCGAGCCTGATAGGTCGAATGGAGAGGGATTATATTTTGCATTGCCAACGATGGCGACCGCAAATGGATTGTTCGATAGAGTCAAGGGTTTTCTTTCCTCCCCTTCGGACCAAACGACCAGACGCCTTCACTCACAAGCCTGGCTATACGCTGAAGACGTAACTACGCACGGAAATTCCAATGACCAAGAGCAGCGGCTGATCGCGGAAGATTGGTTTTCTGGCAGTAAACGTGGATTACTTGCGCAGTATGGAGTCGGAACGATCGACCAGGCGCTTATCGCATCGCTGAGAGCAAAGCACTTTTTTGTCAGGCTCTTTGCACTTGCAGGAAAAATGGTCGTAATCGACGAAGTACACGCCTACGACGTATATATGAGCGGCCTCCTTACGCGACTAATGGAATGGCTCCGAGTGTTCTCATGTCGAGTCGTCTTGCTATCGGCGACGTTGCCAAGTTCAAAACGTAGTGAGTTGCTAAGGGCCTGGGGCGTTGAATCTTGGCAGCAGGCCGCCTACCCTTGTATCACCTGGACAACTCCTGATGGGCTTGCCAAAAGCGAAACCTTTAGCTGTAATCCAAGAAAGCCCCTGTCGATTCGCTATTTCGAAGGGATCGGTCATAGCAGCGTTCAGGCTGGGGTTCACAGAATTTTAGATCGTGTATTGACGTCAGGAGGAACTGGCGCATTATTATTTAACACAGTCAACGACGCACAAAGCGCATACGAAATCTTGAAGTCCTACGACGAGGCGGAGGGCATCAATCTTTTTCTATTTCATGCCCGGTATACAGTCGACGACAGGGACGCGATCGAACGAAAGGTGCTGAATAATTTTGGCAAGAATGGGCTGAGAATCCGTCCTGCGATAGTCGTGGCAACTCAAGTCGTTGAGCAGAGCCTTGACCTTGATTTTGATCACATGATTAGCGAGTTGGCACCGATAGACTTATTGATTCAAAGGGCAGGCAGATTGCACAGACACAAACGAGATCGATACGGGAAATTGCTTTGCGACGGTGCTCCAGACCAGCGTGATGCGCCTGTCTTGGAGGTTCTTAAGCCCATGACCCGAGAAGATGGATTGCCGGACTTTCGCAACAAAGTATACGATTGGTCGATACTCCAGCGTACTGACATTCTCCTTAGCAAAGAAGTGTTGATCGACGAGCCTAAGAAAGTTGCAAGTTTCATTGAGATCGTTTACGACGAAGAGCCGCTTTGTGATGAGCGGCCAGGGATCCAGGAAAGACTCCGTGCACTTGAGGCTGAACACAAGATGAAAGAAGAGGATCTTCGCGAGATCGTTTGCGCGGTGGGAATCCCATCGCCGTTTTCCGAAGACTCAATCTCGCTAACCGCAAATGATCACCCTGATCCTGACGAAGCCGGGTCGAAGTACCAGCAGTTTGTCGCTAAGACAAGAATAGAGAGCCTTCCCACGGTCTCCATTGTAATTTCTTACAAAGACAGGCCTGCGCCGGAGGGGATTCTCTCGCAGGAAGATAAGCGAGCTCTTGTCCTCAAGACCGTAAAAGCGAGCCTTCCTCAATACCAACTCAACGAGTTACTCAAGATACCGATTGGTAAGGGCTGGGACAAGACTAAGGCTCTTCGTGACTCAAGACTGGCTGTCTTGGACGAAAATGGCTGTTTCGAGACCGAGAGCCACCGCTATACTTACGATTCCGAAATTGGGCTTCGTTGGAGCAAAAAGAATGGGTAGTAGTTTTCATCTTGATAGTGAACCTTGGATACTTGTTGAAGATCTGGCAGGGCAGAGGAAGGAGCTTTCTCTTACTGAGGTTTTTGAACAAGCCGGTTCAATCAGGCGCCTTATAGGCAATCCACTTGAAGTCGCTGTATTAATTAGGCTATTGCTCGCGATTGCCCATCGCGTTTCCCACCCTGCCAGCAGAACCGAGTGGGGACAACGCTGGAAGAATCGCAAGGTTGAGATCGCTCGGATGGCGGATTACGTGCGTCAAAATACCGGATACTTCGACTTATACAACGAGACGAACCCATTCGGCCAGCACCCTCAACTCCACTATGGCGAAAAACCACCCTCGGTACTTCAGTACGACAGAGCGACCGGCAACAATGCCGTGTTTTTAGATGCGGACATCGAAGTCCAAATGACACCGGTCCCGTCAGCAGAGATTGCACGCGCCATGCTGACGAATTTTGCCTTTGGGGGCTCGCACCCCGATAAGCGCAGCCCACTTGCAAGGCAAGGCTCTATGACTATGTACTCCGGTCCTCTTTGCGCAAGAACGATCTCTTTCTTGGAGGGAGACGACCTCGAGAAGACAATCGTCATGAACCTGATTTCTAGATGGAAGAGTGGAGCGCCGTCTTGGGAAATCAAGCCG carries:
- the cas3 gene encoding CRISPR-associated helicase Cas3', with the protein product MGLSLGKEYFRLWAKTDPNGLWHSLPYHLLDVAATAEVLWERLPERSRTVAVRQFPSLRMARITCIFLAACHDIGKANRYFQGQVDQFREALKDLSVSSERVRQKHGQATNAYMLEFLKGWGWSPIAARSVAVCVGGHHGYFVVDHGRTALGIHKPPWTELSFELLEDLARVLDFEEGTPEPKNHVEFVGWLAGFVSVADWLGSHEKMVGFKTTESDLGDYLYNARKRAVELLDDLRFYPSESTSRRNTDQILSGYMPNAMQSLSERISQEGFGVAIIESPTGEGKTEAAFILSEPDRSNGEGLYFALPTMATANGLFDRVKGFLSSPSDQTTRRLHSQAWLYAEDVTTHGNSNDQEQRLIAEDWFSGSKRGLLAQYGVGTIDQALIASLRAKHFFVRLFALAGKMVVIDEVHAYDVYMSGLLTRLMEWLRVFSCRVVLLSATLPSSKRSELLRAWGVESWQQAAYPCITWTTPDGLAKSETFSCNPRKPLSIRYFEGIGHSSVQAGVHRILDRVLTSGGTGALLFNTVNDAQSAYEILKSYDEAEGINLFLFHARYTVDDRDAIERKVLNNFGKNGLRIRPAIVVATQVVEQSLDLDFDHMISELAPIDLLIQRAGRLHRHKRDRYGKLLCDGAPDQRDAPVLEVLKPMTREDGLPDFRNKVYDWSILQRTDILLSKEVLIDEPKKVASFIEIVYDEEPLCDERPGIQERLRALEAEHKMKEEDLREIVCAVGIPSPFSEDSISLTANDHPDPDEAGSKYQQFVAKTRIESLPTVSIVISYKDRPAPEGILSQEDKRALVLKTVKASLPQYQLNELLKIPIGKGWDKTKALRDSRLAVLDENGCFETESHRYTYDSEIGLRWSKKNG